A region of the Longimicrobium sp. genome:
CCTCGTCGCCGACCTCGACGCTGCGCGCGGGGCGCCCCTCGCCGAGCGCGGCCACCAGGCGCTCCAGCAGGGCCAGCTCCGCCTGCGCGTCACGATCGCCGCCGCGGGCGGTCTTGCGCACGCGCTCCAGGCGCTTCTCGGCCACGGCCAGGTCCGAGAGCACCAGCTCCAGGTTGATGACCTCGCGGTCGCGCACCGGGTCCACGCTCCCCATCACGTGCACCACGTCGGGGTCGTCGAAGCAGCGCACCACGTGCACGACGGCGTCGGTCTCGCGGATGTTGGTGAGGAACTGGTTGCCCAGCCCCTCGCCCTCGCTGGCGCCCTTCACCAGCCCGGCGATGTCGACGAACTGCACCACGGCCTTCACCACGCGCTGCGGCTGCACCTTCTCGGCGAGCAGGTCCACGCGCGGGTCGGGCACCTCCACCATCCCCACGTTCGGCTCCACGGTGCAGAACGGGTAGTTGGCGGCGTCGGCCCCCGCGGCGGTCAGCGCGTTGAACAGCGTCGACTTGCCCACGTTGGGCAGCCCCACGATCCCCAGCTTCAGCATGTCTCGACAGTCGATCAGAAGACGATTCGGGCAAACGAACAGGCCGGGCGCCCCAGCGGGAGCCCGGCCCAGCGCTCTGAATCTAACGAATCGTCCCGCTCGATTC
Encoded here:
- the ychF gene encoding redox-regulated ATPase YchF: MLKLGIVGLPNVGKSTLFNALTAAGADAANYPFCTVEPNVGMVEVPDPRVDLLAEKVQPQRVVKAVVQFVDIAGLVKGASEGEGLGNQFLTNIRETDAVVHVVRCFDDPDVVHVMGSVDPVRDREVINLELVLSDLAVAEKRLERVRKTARGGDRDAQAELALLERLVAALGEGRPARSVEVGDEERKLLKSFNLLTSKPVLYLANVAEDDLPEGDNEHVRALRRAVEESGEEAHVIPISSKIESELAELDDAHRAEFLESLGLDEPGLHKLIRESYRLLGLHVYFTAGEKEVRAWEIPVGARAPEAAGVIHSDFERGFIRAETVGWDDFVKTGSVKAAREQGLMRSEGKEYVVKDGDILLFRFNV